Within the Peromyscus maniculatus bairdii isolate BWxNUB_F1_BW_parent chromosome 2, HU_Pman_BW_mat_3.1, whole genome shotgun sequence genome, the region ATCTAAATGAACTCAGtgagaaacatacacacatatataatatattatatattaaatagtatatattatacataaaaggatatattatattaatacataatatattaataacactatattatatatttttataatatatttatatattttctatatttatatatatttataagtttGTATGTGTCTTGCATAATTAATTTAGATAATTTTGAATGTCATTGAACACAAATATTAAAGCAATGTTTCTCAAAATTACTTCTATTAAGTTTTAGATTATAACTTGTTTGTCAAACTCTCCAATTACCTAAATATTGAGGCATTTAAAGTAAGATCaaagtttttaattattcttttcaccttgttacttatttttgaaataatttgagtGATGTTGATTAAgactttacaattttattttaccaATTTGGGGTTTGTAGTGGATTATAGGAAGAAACAGATACTTAGAAGAGATTGTAGGAGACTGATGGATCCTGGTTTGGCGTTAACTCAATATCACCTCCTCAGTCTTCTGTATCCATGATCAGCTCTTGCAGCCATGGCAATTCCTAGAGCTTCCTTGTTCATACTTGTATGAATTCATAGAGGATAGTCTTTCCCCCCTACCCATTTATCATGCTTCTGAGACTTCCATTTCCAAATATCCATGGGCTTTTTATGTTGTTCTCTTATAACATAGctttcttgacatttttttctccatgaaCCTTACTAAGTAAAACCTACTTTCAAAATTTAAGTATTTGGTCATTCATTAAATATTCATCAGAATCCTTCACTGTTTGTTAAAAACATGTATCAGAAATCAAGATAAACAAGAAAGTACTGATGGTACTtcagagaaaggaagggttggGAGAGGGCATTTAAGCGGTTGTAGGACAGCAAACCCACATTGCCTTGTGAGTTTAAGTGGAAGGAATATCAATGTAAACCATTGTGATGTTTATTGGAAAGTATTCTAGACAAGAGGAATATAGTCCTATAGATGATGATATAGAGGCATTCTAGGAGGATTTGCAACATGAAACATAGAATTTAAAGAATTGAAGAGTAGAAGGTTAAGTCAGAGAAAAAAGCAGAGTCAACAAGCATACCACAGCTATGTTCTATAgagttttttatgtttttcacaGGGAATAACATTGGAAGAGGCTTTTGAACCAAGATGTGATAATGGCAAGAACTGATATACTTATTCAACTGGCTATACCATTTAGAATGAGCTTTGTGGGATAGAAAAGGGGGAGacactggacttttttttttttattaaagaaaggtGCAAGCTGTGAAGGTAAAGCTGTAAAAGTGGGGGAAGCTACCATTCATAGATACTGAGACATTGTAAGAAGAACAGTTCTAGCACAAAGATAAAACTCTTTGATTTATTACATTTGAGATCACATTATATATACAGGAGGGAAGCCATAAGATATatgtagacttttaaaaaatgaaaagtctATATCTATCAGTTTGTAAGTGGCCAACAAGATTGTTTTCTAGGTGAGTTAAAGGTATATATAGTATTTAGAAGAAAGAATATGCCCTCATCCCTGGAATTcagaaatacatagaaataataaatagaacAATCAAGGGACAGCAGTCTTGCCTGAGTGGGAGAGAAATCAGACTGACTTGTGTTTTTGTGCTTTAAATAGTCCATtccatttaaaaatgtcaaaatcatctttttattatgaaaaagaatttttataaaaaaatgaagaaaatattatcaAGAATTTGTAAAGGATCTAGAGAGCTAGAAAAGCTCATGTTGAATACAGGCTTCTCTTCAGTAATGAAAGTAGAGAAATAAACTAATAAATCAAATCAAGAATggttgttacaaaaaaaaaaaaaagaatggttgtCACTCACTGTTCCTGCAGACCAAATCCCTCAGTGTCATCCCTTGGATTGAAAAAGATCACCAACTGCAgcctccctttctccctgcccACATCTCCAGTGGATACCATAAATTACCCGCTCCTAAATTCCCTCTGCACACTTGTAACTGTACCCCAGTCCCACACCCAAGCAGGCCCTTCTTGCTCAACCCACAGCTAGAAACCAGAAAATTAGGTAGACTGACTACAGaccttccccctctctttttgTATGGAACCAATCCCTCAGTTTTACTGCCAAGTGCTACAACGGAACACCaggtttagcctttttcctactCTGCCCACATCTGGGGATACCACAGATACCCCCTCTGTCACTCCTTCCCCCTACTCTTTGTTGTATCCCAACCTCTAACACCAAGAGAAATTCACTCTGAACATAACAGCTCAGCAGGCCAGTAAAACAAGCAACCCACAACCAACACACTCTCCAAAAATCCACAGataaaacagaaagcaagggAAAAATATCCATCCAACCAAGATAAACTTAGAAATAACCCCAAATCCAGATGTCTAGATGTCAGCATAAGAACAAAATCATTAAGTGCTAGGGTAATATGTCTCTACTAGAGCCCAACAATGCTACCACAGCAAGCTCTGAACATTCCTACACAGCTGAAACACAGGGGGAAAAACCTTAAAAcaaactatatgaagatgatagagctccttaaaaatgaataaatcacttTAGGAATCCAGGAATACACAAATATTTGAAGGAAATGagaaaatcccttaaagaaatccaggaaaagctgggcaatggtggtgcatgtctttaatcccagcacttgggaggcaaagccaggcagatctccatgagttcgaggccagcctggtctacaaagcgagtcccaggaaaggcacaaagctacacagtgaaaccctgtctcagaaaaaaagaaaagaaaagaaagaaatccaggaaaagacAAACTATAAAGGAAATGGATAAAATTCTTCCAGACcctaaaatggaaatagaagcaataaagaaaacacaaactgcgttagttatggaaatgaaaaatttagtaaATAGTGTTCAGCTAGAAATCTCCATCTCACCCTTGCTTGATTCATAAAGcatcattcctttctctctccaaatGCTGCCCTCTTAGCGAATcttcaacaaagaaaaggcaccaaaagcTCAGTTCTTCATTTTTGGCAGCTGCAGCAGCTACTCCTCTGAAGTTGCCAGAGGCCCTAGTCcctttgtctcaaacaagcagACACAATGACAAAGACTCCAGACTGCCAAGAGCAGAGACTCACAGTAGCTCTACGCCAGCCAGTACCCCATCAAAGCAGTGGTTCATCCAACCATGACCCCAAGCATTGTTCTTTCTAGTCCATTTACACTTCAATCTGATCACCAGCCAAAGAAATCATTTGATGCTAATGGAACATCCACTTTATCAAAACTACTTACACCCACAGCTTCTGTCCCTGCAcaaaaaacagaggaaaataaTATGCTTCAGGAGACAAAACATTATCACAGTCTAGCACAATTCCTTCCACATCCTCACCTCCAACATCTGCTTCAAAGTACCTGTTTCTCCAGTTCCACAATCACCAATACATCCTTTTCTTCAGCACCCAAATCTGCTTAGTTGCTTCCTGCTTTGCAAGCTACACTACAGCTTAGTAATTCTAATGTGGACATATCCAAAGTAAATCTGTTACTGCTCAAAAAGCCTGGATCCTCTGCTTTCAACATCACCTCTCTGATTTCTCAAGCTGCCCAGCTCTCCACACAGGCCCAGCCAGAAAATCACTCCAAAGTCTCTAACATCTGATGCTTCATCGGCAAGATCTTATGTGTCTCCAAGAATAAGCATACCTTAAACTAACACAGTCCCTATCAAACCTTTGATTAATACTCCacctgtttcatcacagccaaaGGTTAGTACTCTAATAGTTAAAAATATGCCAAGACCAGTGTCACAATTGGTCACACAGCAGTCTGTAACTGCTGACAAGCAGCAGGGTCACAGGACTGTCTCTCCTCAAAGTTTTCAGTGCTTAAGCAGCCAGAGAAGTCCGTTACCTGGTCCAAATCATACTTACAGTAGTAATGCATCAAATGCAATAGTTGTACCACAGAATACTTCTGCTCAGCCTGTGTGTTCATTAACACTTATGCTAGCAGCACACTTCAATGATAATCTCATAAAACACATTCAAGGGTGGGCTGCAGAACATGCAGAGAAACAAGCATTGAGATTGAATGAAGAAGCCCATAATATGGGAAGTGTTCACATGTCAGAAGTATGTGCTGAATgacaagcaccaaagctacacagagaaaccctgtcttgaaaaacaaaataattttgagatcTGTAGTTCGAGTGTGTAAAATTCAAGCAACCTTGCAAGAGCAGAAgatattgtttttgagacaacaaATTAAGGAACttgaaaagctaaaatatcagAATTCCTTTATGGTTTGAAGATGTGAATAATTTCACATGGTATCCTACAGGAACTGTGAATCTGTTGCCCAGTTATAACATTTTTAGTGACATTTAAGTAGACTGTGAATACTTAAGTAGGGCAAATGAAATGACAAGGGGACAAGGGTCTGTGAGAGTCAATTCAGGGGAAGATATAAGACTGATTTGTAAAACCCTTGACATGTAGGTTTCTTGTAAATGTATCTTCATGTTGTAAATATGTTTTGTAGAGTGAAGCCATGTGTAACAGAGCTTAGACATTTGAAACAAATCTATGCTAGGTGGCTAAATACCTGTCTGcaaaattagcttttttttttaaataaaaaaaaaattggagggcTTAATTTATCATTCAGAAATCTTGCATTTTCCAAAATCCAGTGCAAGTTCTAGGCAATCTGTGTCTAAGGATACAATTTCGAGCAGTGTACAGATATCATGAGACAACTGTTTCACACTTGCACTTGACCAAGAACACTATTTGTTTTgcaaagaaatgttttcatttcctgtatGTTCCATTCCCTTAGAAGTCCTTGGCCTGACTGTATCCATTTTTTTAAGGTGCCCCTTCTCTTTTCTAGGGCACTGTTGCTATGGCATTTTTCTATCACCTTCTCATTTCTGTGTACAATTATCGAGCATAACCCACAtgcttttataaattattaaaatctaTTTGCACCCTATAAGACTGGATTTAAAAGTACTGCTGGGCAAGTGTGATGAAAGTACATTGATTGCTCAAGTATAAAGAAGTGACCCAATGAACATGGTTGTgagtggagaaaaggaaacaaagccaGTCTGATGTGAATTGTATTTGttgtaataaacatttttaaacagatacattttgttactttttttccttcagtcAGTGCATATTAGAATTTGAACTAAATGGGGATTCTTTATTAAAACTATTCTTGTTGAATATTTATGTCTTATTACAGTGATTCCTTAAAGGGAGGTTTTGTTTCAAGTATATTAACAATACATTGTGCAAAAGAGATTTAATGAATGtaaaattcaacaaaaatgatGAAGTCACTTCCCAAGAGTTATCATTTGTTCAACCTGGTTTTTCTGTCTTGCTATTATGACACTTCCTTTTGAAGGATGTTTGTAATGTAACTAACTATTCAAGTCTGGTGCTGGCTGTTTTTTCTTAGCTATCACAAAATGCTCAGTTTATGTAATGGGAACTTCCTCCTGTTACACAGAAATGGTGGGAATGCTCAGCTTTGTATACTGTTACCTAAagtgtattaaaataaaaaagaaactattgctattataaaagaaaaaaacagcttaTGGAGAGCACGTTGTCACCCCTTGACTATAGGGTATTTAAGCCCCATGCTTTAGTTCAGGCACAtaatttctcctgtctcttctcctGCCATAATCTCTGGGGGTTGGAGAACTCAAATGGGAGTTGCTTTgctaaaaataaacctttgcttttactttttcaatttggcttgatctgcttaCTGTGTCAGTGGAGAAACCTACTATCAAGGTACAGAAAACCAACTAAATAgatcaggaactacagaggcaagctttgCCAACAGAATACAAGGGATGTAAGAGAATTTCTAGCATTGAAGACATGATTAAAGAAATGGATAATACATTGGTTAAAGAAAgtgctaatttttaaatttttctgtcacAAAACATCCAGATTATTTGTGAGattgtgaaaagaccaaacctaagaataataggaatatgaaaaaaggaagaattccagctcaaaggtccagaaaatattttcaacaaaaccatagaaataaaaattccaaaCCTAAAGGAGATGTTTATAAAGAAAAGTacaagcatacagaacaccaaatatactGGACCagaaaatcaaaacactaaacatgcagagcaaagaatgaatattaaaagctaccAGGAGAAAATAccaattaacatataaagatagatCTATTAGAATTACAACTGACTTCTCatggagactctaaaaaccaaaaggaaTGGAAAGATGTGCAGTAGAgtctaaaagaccacagatgtTAATCCAGACTACTAGACTCACTAAAACTTCCATTCACTATAGAATAAAACAATTAAGATATtctatgataaagtcaaatttaaacaatatttatctatTAACCCAGCCCTTCAAAATGTGCTACAAAGAAAAGTACAACATAAGGAAGTTATTTccactcatgaaaacacaggtattAAGTAATCTCAcaataacaaaatcaaaagaagggaagaacacacacacaccatatgacTACTaccaataataacaaaaaaatgaagaaacaaccATTTGtcactgatatctctcaatataaTAATCAATGATCTCAaatccttaaaataaataaatacataaaaagactCACATTAATTGAATGGATGGAAAAAcgggatccatctttctgctgaatCTAAGAAACACACcccaacatcaaggatagacctTATGTcaggaacaaaggaaaaatatattccaatcaaatggacctaaaaagaAAGTCAGTATAGCCATTttgatatctaacaaaatagacttctaaccaaaattaataaaaagagatgaACAAGGACACcacatattcatcaaagaaaaaaatctaccaaggTGACATTTCAATATTTTTGGGACTGGATTTTTCTGGGTAGCCCCGGCTTTTgtgaaactcactctgcagaacagggtggctttgaactcagatccaccagTCTTTGctttcaaagtgctgggattaaaggcttgtaccacaaTTGTGTGGTGACACTTCAGTTCTTACATCTgtgtcccaaacacaagggcactcaagTTTTGTTTAGAAACACTGCAGTAGCTTGAATCACCTGTTGACCCTTTCATACCAACATTAGGAGACTTATCCTACTCTCCCCAATTGAGGTCATtcagaccaaaacaaacaaacaaacaaacaaaacaacaaacaaacaaaaacacagagaaatactcGTACTAatagacattataaaccaaatgggcCTAACAGATATTTtacctaaacacaaaagaatataccttcttttcagtgctgtgggatgttttgtatgttgaatgtgttgctctgattggccagtagccaggcaggaagcataggtgggacaaggagagagaattctggggagtggaaggctgaggcagagagacgctgccgccgccgccatgaaaagcgagatgtaaggtactggtaagccacaagccacatggcaacacatagacAATAGATATGtgtctctcacctgccagtcctgcagccacttaaaCCCAACcacgtaaacacagagacttggatttcttataaactgtatggccatggcaggcttcttgttatctagttcttatatcttaaattaacacatatctatggaaaaaaaaacccagaataacCAAAATAATCCTCAACAATAAAATAAGTGCTGTAGGTATCAccataaaaaaatttaagctcTACTACAGTGATATAGTAATAAGAATTGCATATTATTtgcataaaagcagacacattgatcaatgggtTTGAATTGAATACCCAGACACAAACCCAAATACATATGCATACCTCatatttgataaagaagccattAATACACAccggaaaaaagaaagtatcttcaacaaattgtgctgttCAAACTGGAAACTGGATGTCTATAAGTTGAAGAGTGGGAATAGATCAATATtcatcactctgcacaaaacccaagtccaaatgggtgaaagacctcaacataaaccagatacactggaatggatagaagagaaagtgtggaATAGCATTGAaagcattgacacaggagacaactttctgaataggacactGATaacataggcactaagatcaataagtagttaatgggacctcatgaaatgaaAAACTGGAAGGCAAGGAACACCATCAATTAGATAAAGAGGcagcctacacaatgggaaaaggtttttacCAACTCAACATCTGAAAGAGGACTAATAAGTGTAATATATAGAGAACTCAGAAGCTATATATTGAAAATTCAATTCAATAAAATTTGGGGTACAGAtcaagagaattctcaaaagaagaaccttaaatggctgagaaacatttagagaaatgttcaacattcttagctgccatgtaaatgcaaatcaaaattactttgagattccatcttataaaTGTCAGAGGAGTTATGATCAATAACTTAATGACAGGTGATTCTAGAGATGATATGGAGCAAagagaacattcctccattgATGATGGGAATGTaaccttgtacagccactttggaaatcaatatgaagattcctcagaaaattaggatTGTCCCATACTAGGGAATGTGGAGCTATTGTGAGAAATGAGTGAGATTAGGGACTCAAGACACAGGATTGCATATTTCATGTGATCTCTGAGAACAGAGAAGATATGAAAGTAACCATGGAGCCACTAACTTTTGTGACTGGTATTGGCAGACGTTTGAGATTGTGGGACACCAGACTTCACCATTtaacatttctttccttccttttaggTCATAATACTCAGGTGAATTTTTCCAAAATCCTGAAATTAACTATGTGATTTAAATGGaataagaacagaaatgaagTATGTGTCTTCAGGAAAGGAGGTGTTCTCCCAGCTCTTGGCCTTCATCATAGCAACTAGACACAAATTGTTTACCTAGTTCTCACACTGTCAGAGCTAGGTTTAAATCCCATGTTATTAGGCTTCCTAGCCTGAGCTAGAAAGTACTTCTTATCCATCATTTTATCACATTCTTTCTCACACCAGAAGCCCATACTGGAAGTCATTAGGAGGAATTAACATACATAGAGTAGTATCTTCTCCAGTAGTGGCTAGGTGCATTTAGGCCCACCCTGGAATACTTCAGGGAGttagaaatgtttaaaattattttgacatGAAGAAACTGTCAATCCCAAATATTTGGTACTTTCTTTTTCTGGAGCTTAGTTTTAAGGCAGGAAAATAGGGTCGGAGTGTGTGAAGTCAAGCCAGCCATGCACAAAATTAGCACACTAGAAAAGTAGttggcaaaaaggaaaaaagaacaatgacatcatgaggtttgcaggcaaatggatggatctagaaaaaatcatcctgagtgaggtaacccagactcagaaagacaaatatggtatgtactcactcataggaggatactagaggtggaacaaggatgactggactgctactcacatcaccagtgaggctacctggaaaacaggaccccaagaaagacatggggatcacccaatgacggagaaatggatgagatctacatgaacagcctggacatgagtgggagcaatgaatggtgagggtcaagggaaagagagcaggagatcccagctggatcaagaacagagagggagaacaagaaataggagaccatggaaaatgaagaccacatgagaaaaggaagaaacaaagtgctaaagaggcccacaggtcaatctcagtcctcgggggtggccttgatctggacgtggtgggaatggggggtgggctggggggaaggggaggggagcataaagggggagaacaagaaaatctgtggctgttatgtagaactgaatagtattgtaaaataaaataaaataaaataaaataaaataaaataaaataaaataaaataaaataaaataaaataaaataaaaaaaagaagaagtctgGATAACGTCAGCCAAGGCTGAGCATGTCTGGCTTAAAGCCAAGGATGAGCAAGCACATCTGGCTAAGAGCTCTGGCACAGGGGTACTG harbors:
- the LOC121822046 gene encoding LOW QUALITY PROTEIN: WW domain-containing adapter protein with coiled-coil (The sequence of the model RefSeq protein was modified relative to this genomic sequence to represent the inferred CDS: inserted 6 bases in 5 codons; substituted 1 base at 1 genomic stop codon), which produces MTVVNVYKQTPPSLESSTKKRHQKLSSSFLAAAAATPLKLPEALVPLSQTSRHNDKDSRLPRAETHSSSTPXQYPIKAVVHPTMTPSIVLSSPFTLQSDHQPKKSFDANGTSTLSKLLTPTASVPAQKTEENNXASGDKTLSQSSTIPSTSSPPTSASXVPVSPVPQSPIHPFLQHPNLLXLLPALQATLQLSNSNVDISKVNLLLLKKPGSSAFNITSLISQAAQLSTQAQPENXTPKSLTSDASSARSYVSPRISIPXTNTVPIKPLINTPPVSSQPKVSTLIVKNMPRPVSQLVTQQSVTADKQQGHRTVSPQSFQCLSSQRSPLPGPNHTYSSNASNAIVVPQNTSAQPVCSLTLMLAAHFNDNLIKHIQGWAAEHAEKQALRLNEEAHNMGSVHMSEGTVAMAFFYHLLISVYNYRA